The Lolium perenne isolate Kyuss_39 chromosome 6, Kyuss_2.0, whole genome shotgun sequence genome segment gatgatgaacaccactaactgtgtaggattacacgaaccctcaatgtcggagttaacaagctccacaatattcaatgttcatatttaaataaccttagagtgcatgaaagatcaacataaccaaaccaagtactaacatagcatgcacactgtcaccttcacgctacgaaaggaggcatagatcacatcaataccatcatagcaatagttaacttcataatctacaagagatcacaatcatagcctacgccaagtactacacgatgcacacactgtcaccattacaccgtgcaggaggaataaactactttaataacatcactagagtagcatacagataaattgtgatacaaaacacattgcaatcataaagggatataaataagcacttcaccatgccactcataacagtgaataagtattctgtgaaatatagcctaagagacccacacggtgcacacactgtcacctttacacacgtgggacaaggagtctccggagatcacataagtaaaacccacttgactagcataatgacatctagattacaagcatcatcatatgaatctcaatcatgtaaggcagctcatgagattattgtattgaagtacataggagagaaattaaccacatagctaccagtacagccccgagcctcgatggagaactactccctcctcatgggagatagcagcgttgatgaagatggcggtggtgtcgatggaggagccttccgggggcacttccccgtcccggcggcgtgccggaacagagactcctgtcccccagatcttggcttcgcgatggcggcggctctggaaggttttctctggtttcgtcgaacgtaatagggttttcgcgacggagaccttaagtaggcggaagggcagcctcggaggggtcctggtgggaccacacactaggccggcgcagccagggcttgggccgcgccgccctactgtgtccccacctcgtggccccacttcgtttccccttcggacttctggaagcttcgtggaaaaataggaccctgggcgttgatttcgtccaattccgagaatattttcttactaggatttctagaaccaaaaacagcagaaaacaggaactggcacttcgacatctcgtcaataggttagttccggaaaacgcataaatatgacataaagtatgcataaaacatgtagatatcatcaataatgtggcatggaacataagaaattatcgatacgtcggagacgtatcagccgccgccGAAGATAATTTCCTGGATGTCAGCCTCACGGCGGTCCTTCCAATAGTCCTACGAATCACCGGACGTCAGACGCATGAAACACGGCGAACACACACATTGAGagagctcacgtaccgggtcgtccatcgtcggggcagccggcgccatttcgtcgaacaggatgcggggctgcggcatgctctcctccggcacctggcGCGTCTTCTGTGCCGCGCCCGAGCTGGAGTCACCGCTTCTAGGAgtccggttgaggtcgggaacaGCCGCCCCGTTGAACCGCGACGCCACCGGCGGCAGGCCGGACGTGAACCGCGACGCCGGgtggccctgcaagggagcgggagttccaggacgcagctgggaacttaccgagctgacCGACGAGGATGGAGGAGCGACGCCGGTGAtcccctctctcttgacgagcatgtagccctccgccaaggtcggatggagggctacttgcgcgacgccggctttgatctgcatctgccacgcctgctggttggcggccgTGGAAATCTTCATCTTCTGGTTCCTGCGCCGGCAACGACGTTTCGCGGCCTCGATCACTTTCTCCTCCggggagagcaccttctttgcagccttcgcctttgcctcccggccgccgccggtgccggcccgctttgcttccggCGGACCCTCCATTGTGGCTACGGTCGTGcctacgggggagtgtggggcggcggcgggtgcggcggCGAGGGCTTGATCTGCATCCATGGcggtggctgcggcggcgaggacgtccatcgcttcgggaATGTTTCGCGCCGGTCTAGTTTGCTTTTTCGCGCGGGGAATGGCCAGTGGCGGGAATTATATCGGGCTCGCTgccactgacgcgcgggtcctacgtctttttcggcggTCACTCGGCGTGACcgtcgagcgtccgcggagacgcaaacatggcgcatatttgggccaggtttgcgtctccgcggacgggccgatcactttgcgtcgccccgctggagcagggcccagacgcatttccggtcacggcggacgaaaacggtcgttcagcgaccatttgcgtcgcgccgctggagatgccctaaccgaTAATCTCCCGGTATGCACACATTCTTCCATCCATGACCTATACTATGTAGCTATCTACCTAAATATTTGTGCATGCATACACCACACATGGAGAGTACATGCATGTTAGCATGTATCTCGTGAAGAATTAATATATGGATGCAACTAAACCTAGCTAGTAAAAAATACATACTATGTAGCAACACTGATCGAGCTAGTCGATATATATGTGTGCGAGATATGTCTATATATTCACGCGTCCGTACGTTCTATCACTGTAAAAGATGGAAAGGGAAAAATATAAAAACTAAAGAACCGACCTTGCTTTTGAATGACCATCTTTGACTAGACCCTTTTTGCTGTTGTGATCAGCATTGCAATGCCGACGCTAGTTAATTGTTTATCTAGCGTAGAGACATTAACATATACCCCCACCGTTTAAAAATAGAGTGTTCAGTTTTTTCTACATAAGGATGCATGTATAACTAAATTGTGTCTAAATACATCTAAATctagacaaaactaagacactTATATTTAGAGGGAGCCACGGAGATAGCATATACCTGAAGGTCATGAACATAAATCGATCCATCACTAGTATTATTGCATGCTAATTTAGAGGCACACCTATGTGTGACTTTTAAGCATGCATGGCATCTTCACTTCCATTTTTTTTCTCTTTCTGGTTACACATGTTGATTCTAGCGCCATAGATTAGCTGCTCGGTGATAAAAAGCCGAGTAGCATACGAACAAGCAGTTAATTATTACTAACTCAAAACTACTTGCACCATTTGCAAGAAAAAATGCATGCATGGTTTGTGTGCATCAGTGGATGATACAGAAACGGGTTTctccacaattttgtatcatataATTATATAAGAACCACCCAATTTTACATAAGTAGTAGATGAACAATATATCGATCAGAGAATTGACATATAATAGTAGTAGGAGTTTTTAACAACAGTGGTGACATACAACAAGTTCAACCAGAATGCCACAAAGAAACCTAAAATAAAATAGAGGTACAAGAAACTTAGCTAATGATCATGCTAGCTAAACTAGCTAATTAACACTAATACTTGTCCATGATCATTAAGCAAGCACACAACACCATCCATATCTCCCCCATGAAACACATTGCAAAACAAATGCAAAGCTTTTCTCTATATCTCACAACACCCTCCAAGTCCatacaactagctagctaattaTAGATTGATCTGAGGCTCTGAGCTTGCATTTGATTAGCTTAGCTCATTACAAGAGATGGTTACCTGTGGCAGTATTGGAGTAGGAACTTGTGTAGCCAGCAGTGAGGCGGTGATCACCACCACCGTACATACCGATGCTGCCTGATCTTGGGTAGCCTTTTCTCTTCGATGCCATCGTCGCACGGAAGTGATGATCTCCATCTTCTTCACCGCTTCCGCGGCCGCCGCTGTCTAGGCCTAGGTACTGGAACATTCCCGGCATCGCCATTGCCGGCGCTGCAGCTTGCGCCATCGCGTGCTGCTGGTCGGCCAACGCGTGGTAGAACGGGAAGCCTTGCATCTGCTGTACTCTCCACTGCTCCAGCCCAGCCGCCGCGGCAGCGCCGCCTACAGGGTAAAAGCCAGACGCCACGTCCATGGAGGATGGCTTGCCCATCCCCGAGAAGGTCGAGCCTAGGCTCATGGCATCAAAGTCAGCGAGGCGGAGTAGCGGGGGCAGGAGGCAGGAAAGGTTGCCCCCGCCGCTGTTTAGCATGGCCGGGAGAGTGGGCGCCCCATTGGCCGCGGCAGCTGGAGTGCAAGTGGACGACGTCGTCATGGTCGACCCACCGGAAGCGGTGCCGTTGGCCGCCGGTGCTCCCGCCGTGGCAGCCTGCTTAGGCTTAGCGCGCTTGGCGTGGCGGCGGTACCCACCACCGACGGGGACGTTGCGGAGCGCGCCGCCACGGGTCCAGTATCGGCGGCAGGCTCGGCAGAAGTGGTGTGGCTGGGTGAGGGAGTAGTTGTTGAAGTAGCAGAACTTGGTGTTTCCGGAGTCGCAGCGCGGGCACTTGAGACCCTGCTCCGGCAGCGGCACCCGAGCCAGCCGCGCGCGCTCCGACATAGACATCGGCTTGGCTGGCCCCATCGCCTGCCCACCGCCGTCTCCGCTTTCGGCAAGGGTTCCCTGCTGCATGATTGACGGCTGGAGGAGCTCAAGATTATTACAgctgccgtcgccgccgccaccaccaccgctgaCCGCCGCGACCTGCTGGTGGTGAGCATGCTGCTGAAAATCCAACTATGGATCAGAACAAATAACCGGAATTTAGACTAAAATTTGTTCCAAGTATATACCAAGATATGTTAGTGTTTGAATCAGAATATCTATCTCTTGGCACAAATTATTCTCCTCTTTGCATCAATATTAATACTCGTAGCAACTTTCTCTTCTACTTTCATTTGTGCTTGCGAAAAAGAGAGTGAACAAAATCTTGTGAAAAGAAAGGGGAATGAAATTACCTGGTTATCATTCCAGCTTGAGGAATCCAGGAAGGAAGGAGGGAAGATCATGGTGGTTTGTGGGTGGTGATGTTATCTGGAGAAAGTGAGTCTTCTGCTAGCTAGGGTTTGGCAAGCTCTTGTATTCTCCTTTCTCTTATGCAGCTCCCTGGTTTGTGGTTTCCTTCGGGTGTGGCTAAAGGTTGTGCTTGATAGAGAGTTGGAGGTAGTGGGGGATGAGAGAGCAGACTAGCTAGTTAAGGCTCCTCATGGTCCTCATGGGATTGCAAATAATATATGGAATcgcagagaaagagaaagaggaaaAGGAGAGCGAGAGATGAGAGAGTGAGACAGGATTAGGACCCCGTTGTTTGAGCTTCCACTTCAGCTTTTAGAGCTTTTGGGGTGCAAAATCAGGTAGTTGAAACAAACAGCAATAATTTGACAATCGCTTCTACAAAGCGCTGTGAGCAAATGAACGTGAGTCGCCGAAGCTGGACGAGAGGTGCTTCCCCTGCTTCCCGAGCGTCGTTGGTCGAAAATACCCGTACCTCTTCACCGAAATTACGGAAGAACTGCCCTTCCGTATAAATAGGCTGGAGCCTTTGCAAATTTGGCCAGCCCGACAGCCCCAGGGCGTTTTTCCCTTCTCCTCCGGTTCCCTGGACAGAGCAGCGATAGGGTTAGGgttccccgccgccgcctccgtccctggccgccgcctccgtccccggccgccgccgccgttcccGACCGTCGTCGTCCccgaccgccgccgcctccgttcGGCCTCGCGCTGTTGCCATCCGCTGCCGGCGACAGTAGGTCGAGGCGCTGCCGTCCCCGTCGTCCTCAAGCCAGCGCCGGcgtcgtcctccacaagctcgcgCCACCCCCGTCCTCAAGCCAGCGCCGACATCGTCCTCCCCGAGCTCGGCGTCCAGCTTCCTCTCCGTCGGTTGGTTGTGAGATTTATTTCCTGGACCTGGTTATGTAATATGGAGTAATGAACTGCCGTGAACTCGGGATGCTATTCTAATTTTTGATATTAAACATGATAATTATGTAATATAAGTGTTATAAatagaaaattcatttcaaatctgcATATATTCAACATCTTCAACACTCAGGGCATTTTAGATATTTCACTCCTAAAATCCATTAAAAGCACTCCTACCAAACATCAAATCTCgcttccaacagctgcttctcacagctgctttttcatagctcaacagctacagctgcttctcaaaagctacagcccaaacaaacagaccctagGCCTCGTTCGGTTGGTCCCGACCCGGCCGGTTTTGGGCCGAAATCCACGTGGTTATACTGGTGTTGGGCCCCCGGGTTTAGATACCGGTCCGCACGTGAGACGTGTTCGGTTAAACCACATCGGTTTTTTACTCCGCCCGGTTTTGCCTGAAACCCGCCGATTTTGCCGGTTTTTAGAAACGCTCCACTAGACCCGTGGATAGGATCCCGAGCGCGACGAAGCGGCGCTCCCTTCGTGCCCTTCTCTCGCgatagcggcggcggcggtgactgGAACGAAGGGGCggaggggacggcggcggcgactcGACGGtggccggctggaggaggagagctCCTCGACGACGCGGACGCCGCCCTTCCTCGACACGGACGCCGCCACGGAGCCCGACCAAATCCCTAGCCGCAGGCTCAAGATCGTTCCCTTCCCCGCCTCCGACGCCGGCCGGTAGAAGGTAAaccatctcctcctcctcctcccctccaCCTATTCTTGTATAAGGCCTCGTTCGGTTGCAGAGAACGCCGGCCGGTAGAAGATAATCCGATCAGTTCGTGTTGGTTGGTTTCGATCTGGCATGGATCTTGTCCAGGAACGTCCGTGTGCTGGATGGTTCCTTGATCTGGTAGATGTGATGCTTTGCTCAACTAGTGTAGAACAATTTTCGCTGCCTCTACAAGAAATTTTGTCTGTAGGAAATCATGCCGGTTGTGGGACTCGAAAATCCTCATCAGTTTGAATGTTAGATGCATTTTTGTCTACGTCTTATGGAATTATTAGCACAATGCTCATGCATGATTTCAATTCTGAGCGCTCTCTTAAGGTACTGTACTGCTGGAACAAATATAAGCAAACTCTGAATATTTCTTAATGCTCTGCGAAAATTGGTAATCTGACTGTCTGGCAGGAAATTGTCATCTTCAGCAAAAGCTGGCTGAGATTTCTCGTTCAGTTCATTTTCAAGAAAATGTTGATTGCAAAATGTTCAGTTTCAGCACGAGGCAACCATATATATTAATTGAATAGTGGAATTCCTCTAGAAGAAAAATCCCGATAGTTGTATTTCTGTTGTAAGCTTCCTTCCATGTGGTAAATGATCTATTCAACTTAACATATTTCATCCTGTTTTTATTTTACATGATGGTTATTGGCTGTAGTAATTTAAACCTGAAATTATTGGCTGCATACCAACTGTACAGTGCATCCTTTTCAGCAAGTACCAATTATCCAGAGTACATATTAATCCTGCAGTTATACTTTGTGTGTTCTCTTTCTATTTGTGTTATTTAAACCTGCACTTTGTTCCTACTTAGTATCTCGAATTTGTTGTGGTATTTAAAACTGCAATCAAACTACTGCAACTATCCTAGATAGAGCAAGCAAACTATTGCAACCTGCTCTATATAGGATAGTATGTACTAGAAGGGCCTTGCGCGCTTTGCGTGCGCCCATTTCTATTTTTTCGGCACTTTTTCCCTTGTCCCTGCATAGTGTGATTGATTTCATA includes the following:
- the LOC127307062 gene encoding uncharacterized protein: MIFPPSFLDSSSWNDNQQHAHHQQVAAVSGGGGGGDGSCNNLELLQPSIMQQGTLAESGDGGGQAMGPAKPMSMSERARLARVPLPEQGLKCPRCDSGNTKFCYFNNYSLTQPHHFCRACRRYWTRGGALRNVPVGGGYRRHAKRAKPKQAATAGAPAANGTASGGSTMTTSSTCTPAAAANGAPTLPAMLNSGGGNLSCLLPPLLRLADFDAMSLGSTFSGMGKPSSMDVASGFYPVGGAAAAAGLEQWRVQQMQGFPFYHALADQQHAMAQAAAPAMAMPGMFQYLGLDSGGRGSGEEDGDHHFRATMASKRKGYPRSGSIGMYGGGDHRLTAGYTSSYSNTATGNHLL